Below is a genomic region from Leptospira ryugenii.
CGACCAGCAAAGACGATTTGCCGATTGCACAAGTCAACGCACTCTTGGCTGACCCACGAAGTTTTGACCCCAAAGCGATCCCAGAGCCTTACACTCAGTATGTCCGACACTTTATCTATATGTTCAAGCGAAATGGTAAGTCTAGCCTTGCTCTCCTCGAAGAAACAAATCTGGGCAGCAAGGACAGTGCCATCTCTGCAAAAAAAGCAACTAGAGGCGAATCCGCAGAGACTAGTCTTGCCAAAAAGAAAAGTAGCCGTCTAGCCCCCAAAAAAGCCAAACCTGGCAAAAAATAAGCGATATTCGTAAGCATCCTCCCTCTTCATAGGGGCACTTTTCCTCCTCTTTTACGCCCCCCTGTGCTGCTGACTGGGGGTTTTATTCATTTTTATCCTTATCCATGACTAGGAATATTTAGCCTAAATTTAGGCATTTATCTGCTAAAATTGTAAAATCTCCTTTCGGTCCAGAAGGGAAACGTTCTCATTGCCCAACTTTGGGCAATGAGGAGGGAAGCTTTTGCACTCTCTCCTGGGTGCCCATTATTGAGCAATTCTTACTGGCATTTGCTCGGGCTGCCCTTTTCTGGGCGCCCTGAATTGGGCTAGCCCATTGGCGGGCGGAACGTTCCTTCTGCTCCTTGGTTGTTTCAGGTCAAAAACACCTTCGCCTTCCTGTTCGGAAATGGACACATAGGAGTTCTACA
It encodes:
- a CDS encoding phosphatidylinositol phospholipase; protein product: MSQAKRIAFQKFLNAMRKLSTEVNDSEICKRLEILMATSKDDLPIAQVNALLADPRSFDPKAIPEPYTQYVRHFIYMFKRNGKSSLALLEETNLGSKDSAISAKKATRGESAETSLAKKKSSRLAPKKAKPGKK